The proteins below come from a single Acidimicrobiales bacterium genomic window:
- the serS gene encoding serine--tRNA ligase: MLDARRLRTELDVLKAGLARKGADLGELDRAASLDERRRALQEGRDRIRSEVNDLSKEVGRLSSAGDREAAEARKEQSRALGDEEKQLATEADLAAVELRELLLRIPNLPADDAPDGLGEDDNVVLRVEGYDPDGYGEHQRVPHWEVGEELGILDLERGAKIAGSMFPMYRGAGARLLRALTAFALDRHSDAFEEIRPPTFVRTETLVATGQLPKFADDAYHMERDDLWAIPTAEVPLTSLARDEILEEGDLPVRLTAATACYRRESGSAGRDTRGLLRSHEFDKVEILSYCTPEQAPAMHEELLGRAEGLLQELGLPYRVLDICTGDLGQCHARQFDLEVYAPGVDRWLEVSSVSWFSDYQARRANIRYRPAGGKGTAFVHTLNGSALAWSRIWPAIVESHRRPDGSVGVPEVLQPYLGGADTLAGPPAS; the protein is encoded by the coding sequence ATGCTCGATGCCCGACGGTTGCGCACGGAGCTCGACGTTCTGAAGGCCGGCCTGGCCCGCAAAGGCGCCGACCTGGGCGAGCTCGACCGTGCGGCATCGCTCGACGAGCGCCGACGGGCGCTCCAGGAGGGGCGCGACCGGATCCGCAGCGAGGTCAACGACCTCTCGAAGGAGGTGGGTCGGCTCTCCAGCGCCGGCGACCGTGAGGCTGCCGAGGCGAGGAAGGAGCAGAGCCGAGCGCTCGGCGACGAGGAGAAGCAGCTCGCCACAGAGGCCGACCTCGCCGCGGTCGAGCTGCGGGAGCTGCTGCTGCGCATCCCCAACCTGCCTGCCGACGACGCGCCAGACGGGCTCGGCGAGGACGACAACGTGGTGCTGCGCGTCGAGGGCTACGACCCCGACGGCTACGGCGAGCACCAGCGCGTGCCGCACTGGGAGGTCGGCGAGGAGCTCGGCATCCTCGACCTCGAGCGGGGCGCCAAGATCGCCGGGTCGATGTTCCCCATGTACCGGGGCGCCGGTGCACGGCTGCTGCGGGCCCTCACCGCCTTCGCCCTCGACCGCCACAGCGACGCGTTCGAGGAGATCCGGCCCCCGACCTTCGTTCGCACCGAGACCCTGGTGGCCACCGGTCAGCTCCCCAAGTTCGCTGACGACGCCTACCACATGGAGCGCGACGACCTGTGGGCCATCCCCACAGCGGAGGTGCCTCTGACGTCGCTGGCCCGCGACGAGATCCTCGAGGAGGGCGACCTGCCCGTCCGCCTCACCGCCGCCACCGCCTGTTATCGGCGGGAGTCGGGCTCGGCGGGTCGCGACACCCGCGGCCTGCTGCGCAGCCACGAGTTCGACAAGGTCGAGATCCTCTCGTACTGCACCCCCGAGCAGGCCCCGGCCATGCACGAGGAGCTGCTGGGCCGAGCCGAGGGCCTGCTGCAGGAGCTGGGCCTGCCGTACCGCGTGCTCGACATCTGCACCGGCGACCTCGGCCAGTGCCACGCCCGCCAGTTCGACCTCGAGGTCTACGCACCGGGCGTCGACCGGTGGCTCGAGGTCTCGTCGGTGTCGTGGTTCAGCGACTACCAGGCCCGCCGGGCGAACATCCGCTACCGGCCCGCCGGCGGCAAGGGCACGGCGTTCGTGCACACCCTCAACGGATCGGCGCTGGCGTGGTCGAGGATCTGGCCGGCCATCGTGGAGTCGCACCGTCGGCCCGACGGCAGCGTCGGGGTGCCCGAGGTCCTGCAGCCCTACCTCGGTGGCGCGGACACGCTGGCGGGTCCGCCGGCCTCGTGA
- a CDS encoding ABC transporter ATP-binding protein, translated as MPAVSVSDLVVRYGDTTAVRGISFEAEAGEVCALLGPNGAGKTTTVETLEGYRRPDTGEVRVLGFDPRRDRARLAPRIGVMLQQDGVYPGIRPLEALRLFAAYYDDPADPEQLLDRVGLRPVEGATWRQLSGGEQQRLSLALALVGRPEVAFLDEPTAGIDVGGRQVVRQVVRELREAGVAVVMTTHDLEDVERLADRVVIIDRGTVVGAGTPAELMGSGPGDEIRFGAPAGIDVADLATSIGASVTEVTPGEYVAAVPPTPAAVAGLTGWLAAHDLPLADLRAGRQRLEDVFLRLTSEASAATAAAEGDGPVPGTGRRRVRRRR; from the coding sequence GTGCCTGCGGTGTCGGTGTCCGACTTGGTCGTCCGCTACGGCGACACCACCGCCGTTCGTGGCATCAGCTTCGAGGCAGAGGCGGGTGAGGTTTGCGCGCTGCTCGGGCCGAACGGCGCCGGGAAGACCACCACCGTCGAGACCCTCGAGGGATACCGGCGGCCCGACACTGGCGAGGTGCGCGTACTCGGCTTCGACCCCCGCCGCGACCGGGCCCGGCTCGCACCTCGCATCGGCGTGATGCTCCAACAGGACGGCGTGTACCCGGGCATCCGTCCCCTCGAGGCGCTGCGCCTCTTCGCGGCCTACTACGACGACCCTGCCGACCCCGAGCAGCTGCTCGACCGCGTGGGGCTGCGACCGGTGGAGGGCGCCACCTGGCGCCAGCTCTCCGGTGGTGAGCAGCAGCGCCTCTCCCTCGCGTTGGCCCTCGTCGGGAGGCCGGAGGTCGCATTCCTCGACGAGCCAACAGCGGGGATCGATGTCGGCGGGCGCCAGGTGGTCCGCCAGGTGGTCCGTGAGCTGCGCGAGGCAGGGGTGGCAGTGGTCATGACGACCCACGACCTGGAGGACGTCGAGCGCCTGGCCGACCGCGTGGTGATCATCGACCGGGGGACCGTGGTGGGAGCGGGCACGCCCGCCGAGCTCATGGGCTCCGGCCCCGGCGACGAGATCCGCTTCGGCGCGCCGGCGGGCATCGACGTCGCCGACCTGGCCACCTCGATCGGAGCCTCTGTCACCGAGGTCACGCCGGGCGAGTACGTCGCCGCCGTCCCGCCCACACCGGCTGCCGTGGCTGGTCTCACCGGCTGGCTGGCAGCCCACGACCTCCCCCTCGCCGACCTGCGGGCAGGCCGCCAGCGCCTGGAGGACGTGTTCCTCCGCCTCACCAGCGAGGCCAGCGCTGCCACCGCGGCGGCGGAGGGCGACGGGCCTGTGCCGGGGACGGGCCGGCGGCGGGTCCGGAGACGCCGATGA
- a CDS encoding ABC transporter permease, giving the protein MTALLAQARTELALTARRGESLLLLLGIPVVLLVFFSLVDVLPMPAGVDNPVDFLAPGILALAVMSAAMVNPAIATGFERELGVLKRLGTTPLGRPRLLGAKTIAVLAVEVVQVVVLVGVAVALGWRPGGNPAVAAVVALVASVGFAGIGLLLAGTLPALTTLAAANGLYLVLLLLGGMVFPLDRLPSALRTIAELLPAGALSAALDAALTTGAAVPARAWLVLVAWAFAAPALAVWRFRWE; this is encoded by the coding sequence ATGACGGCGTTGCTGGCCCAGGCACGAACCGAGCTGGCGCTCACCGCCCGCCGGGGTGAGTCACTCCTCCTCCTCCTCGGCATCCCGGTGGTGCTGCTGGTGTTCTTCTCCCTGGTCGACGTGCTTCCCATGCCAGCGGGCGTCGACAACCCCGTCGACTTCCTGGCGCCCGGCATCCTTGCCCTGGCGGTGATGTCGGCCGCCATGGTGAACCCCGCGATCGCCACGGGCTTCGAGCGTGAGCTCGGCGTCCTCAAGCGCCTCGGCACCACCCCGCTCGGCCGGCCGCGCCTCCTCGGCGCCAAGACCATCGCCGTCCTCGCGGTGGAGGTGGTGCAGGTGGTGGTGTTGGTGGGGGTGGCCGTCGCCCTCGGCTGGCGGCCGGGCGGCAACCCGGCGGTGGCGGCCGTTGTCGCCCTCGTGGCCAGCGTGGGCTTCGCCGGCATCGGGTTGTTGCTCGCCGGGACCCTCCCGGCACTCACCACGCTCGCCGCCGCCAACGGCCTCTACCTGGTCCTTCTCCTCCTCGGTGGCATGGTCTTTCCCCTCGACCGGCTGCCCAGTGCGCTGCGGACGATCGCCGAGCTGCTACCGGCCGGTGCCCTCTCGGCCGCCCTCGACGCCGCCCTCACGACCGGAGCTGCCGTGCCGGCCAGAGCCTGGCTGGTCCTGGTCGCATGGGCGTTCGCCGCCCCCGCCCTCGCCGTCTGGCGCTTCCGCTGGGAGTAG
- a CDS encoding cytochrome c oxidase assembly protein, with translation MGASAELVHGSTMAAQADPWRFTPHPEVWVLVGGLALLYWYAITRIGPTATRPDEPVVTASQVRWFVAGLVLLWVASDWPVHDIAEGYLYSVHMVQHLLLSLVIPPMVLLATPTWLARMVVGSGVPYRVLRFLTRPVTATLIFNAVVAATHIPGVVNASASSAPLHYLVHVVVVAAALIMWTPVAGPLPELRFTLPVQMIFLFMQSIIPTVPAGWLTFAEGVVYKAYDVPTRLAGMSVAHDQQLAGLVMKTVGGFYLWFVIAMLFIRFATKQQEDDRAGGMPLDRRAPVATAAGTLTWEEVERQLKTAPPAPTDPVDRPTS, from the coding sequence GTGGGTGCCTCGGCGGAGCTGGTCCACGGCAGCACCATGGCCGCCCAGGCCGACCCCTGGCGGTTCACCCCGCACCCCGAGGTCTGGGTGCTGGTCGGGGGCCTGGCCCTCCTCTACTGGTACGCCATCACCCGCATCGGGCCCACGGCCACCCGTCCTGACGAGCCGGTGGTGACCGCCAGCCAGGTCCGCTGGTTCGTCGCCGGCCTGGTGCTGCTGTGGGTCGCCTCGGACTGGCCTGTGCACGACATCGCCGAGGGCTACCTCTACAGCGTCCACATGGTCCAGCACCTGCTGCTGTCGCTGGTGATCCCCCCGATGGTCCTGCTGGCGACGCCCACCTGGCTCGCCCGGATGGTGGTGGGCAGCGGGGTGCCGTATCGGGTGCTGCGCTTCCTCACCCGACCGGTCACTGCCACGTTGATCTTCAACGCCGTGGTCGCCGCGACCCACATCCCTGGCGTGGTCAACGCGTCGGCGTCCAGTGCGCCGCTGCACTACCTGGTGCACGTGGTCGTGGTCGCCGCCGCCCTCATCATGTGGACCCCGGTGGCGGGCCCGCTGCCGGAGCTGCGATTCACCCTCCCGGTGCAGATGATCTTCCTGTTCATGCAGTCGATCATCCCGACCGTGCCCGCCGGGTGGCTGACCTTCGCCGAGGGCGTCGTCTACAAGGCCTACGACGTGCCCACCCGCCTCGCCGGCATGTCGGTGGCCCACGACCAGCAGCTGGCCGGCCTGGTGATGAAGACCGTCGGCGGCTTCTACCTCTGGTTCGTGATCGCCATGCTGTTCATCCGCTTCGCCACCAAGCAGCAGGAGGATGACCGCGCCGGTGGCATGCCGCTCGATCGGCGGGCACCGGTCGCGACGGCGGCCGGGACGTTGACGTGGGAGGAGGTCGAGCGCCAGCTCAAGACCGCACCCCCCGCCCCGACCGATCCCGTCGACCGTCCCACTTCCTGA
- a CDS encoding cytochrome C oxidase subunit IV family protein gives MSETETFEQDPASAPTAHEETVTGAGHEHPNDRKYATIALILGAITAVEVLFYYLEDDLGNTIVITGLLLMMAVKFWVVAAFFMHLRFDSNLFTRLFYSGLALAAAVYVVFLATFSFWGSSG, from the coding sequence ATGAGCGAGACCGAGACCTTCGAGCAGGATCCCGCATCGGCGCCCACGGCGCACGAGGAGACGGTCACCGGGGCGGGCCACGAGCACCCCAACGACCGCAAGTACGCGACGATCGCCCTGATCCTGGGCGCCATCACCGCCGTGGAGGTCCTCTTCTACTACCTCGAGGACGACCTCGGGAACACGATCGTGATCACCGGGCTCCTGCTGATGATGGCGGTCAAGTTCTGGGTCGTCGCCGCGTTCTTCATGCACCTGCGCTTCGACTCCAACCTCTTCACCAGGCTCTTCTACTCCGGTCTCGCCCTGGCCGCCGCGGTCTACGTCGTGTTCCTCGCCACGTTCTCCTTCTGGGGCTCGTCGGGCTGA